A DNA window from Zingiber officinale cultivar Zhangliang chromosome 3A, Zo_v1.1, whole genome shotgun sequence contains the following coding sequences:
- the LOC122053265 gene encoding probable protein S-acyltransferase 19 isoform X3 encodes MARRHGWQLPAHNFQVIAITVFFLLVVAYYAFFAPFLGKDILEYAFVAVYTPLALAVFILYVRCTRINPADPGVMSKFDDGVEDIPDLQDVEDSSSADPKANSTIGTQRTSGCCGSCRVVCALFAKEDCGRHEEIEPGGEDALFCTLCNAEVCKFSKHCRSCDKCVDGFDHHCRWLNNCVGRKNYNSFIALMATGLIWLAIECGVGITVLVLCFVDKKGMETIIKEKLGNGFSRAPFAVVVGITTYEYVVAMRAMSEAPGNEEEPNPVYSPTNSATTGLSIGSSLNLPYKGIWCTPPRVFVDRQDEVISHLEPGMVPSTIDPDAAGFVERANKSKKNVKISAWKLAKLDSNEAMRAAAKARASSSVLRPIDPHRVLDAEYSSSGKASVRSSLSVDCSVTRESRSDAKQSPLRNSSLQSVASREDFETSTQSGSSLGSPIRVYESAAPDIPNFQQPLPGRPAQIAPRIPPSTQLTNPMFQSAPLAARDHKRTCVVWDQDAGRFVSVPASAVSLGVDVHARTSRIPMANRFAETSTFDSRPAPSLQHERLNYYERSIFFGGPLINVPGRDTVRNENSSGTKR; translated from the exons ATGGCGAGGCGCCATGGCTGGCAGCTTCCTGCACATAACTTCCAG GTTATTGCTATAACAGTGTTCTTCCTTCTGGTCGTTGCATACTATGCCTTCTTCGCCCCTTTTCTGGGCAAAGATATCCTTGAATATGCCTTCGTTGCCGTTTACACTCCCCTG GCTTTAGCTGTTTTTATTTTGTATGTGCGATGTACACGAATTAACCCAGCTGATCCTGGAGTTATGTCAAAGTTTGACGATGGAGTAGAGGATATCCCAGATTTGCAAGATGTAG AGGATTCTTCTTCGGCAGATCCCAAAGCAAATTCTACAATAGGGACACAAAGGACTTCTGGTTGCTGCGGTTCTTGTAGGGTTGTGTGTGCATTATTTGCTAAAGAAGATTGTGGCAGGCACGAAGAAATTGAACCTGGTGGAGAAGATGCTTTGTTCTGCACCTTGTGCAATGCTGAG GTATGTAAATTTAGTAAACATTGCAGAAGCTGTGACAAATGTGTCGATGGGTTTGATCACCATTGCCgg TGGCTTAACAATTGTGTGGGGAGGAAAAATTATAATAGCTTCATTGCTCTCATGGCTACTGGTCTCATTTGG CTTGCAATTGAATGTGGAGTAGGCATCACTGTACTTGTCTTGTGCTTTGTTGATAAGAAGGGCATGGAGACCATCATCAAGGAAAAGCTCGGAAATGGGTTCTCACGTGCTCCTTTTGCCGTTGTTGTG GGAATTACTACCTATGAATATGTCGTCGCAATGAGAGCAATGAGCGAGGCACCAGGAAATGAAGAGGAACCAAATCCTGTTTACTCCCCTACTAATTCAGCAACAACTGGATTAAGCATTGGAAGCTCTCTTAACCTTCCATACAAAGGCATATGGTGCACACCTCCTCGGGTATTTGTCGATCGACAG GATGAGGTTATCTCTCATTTGGAACCTGGCATGGTGCCCTCCACTATTGATCCCGATGCAGCTGGGTTTGTAGAAAGAGCTAACAAGTCGAAGAAAAATGTTAAGATTAGTGCTTGGAAGCTCGCAAAATTGGACTCTAATGAAGCAATGAGAGCTGCAGCCAAAGCCAGGGCATCGTCCTCAGTCCTGCGTCCAATAGATCCTCATCGCGTGCTTGATGCTGAATATAGTTCGAGCGGAAAGGCAAGCGTGCGGAGCAGCTTGAGTGTCGACTGCAGTGTGACCAGAGAATCCAGGAGCGACGCAAAACAATCCCCTCTGAGAAACTCTAGCTTGCAAAGTGTGGCCAGCAGGGAAGATTTTGAGACCAGTACACAAAGTGGCAGCAGCCTAGGCAGTCCTATTCGAGTTTACGAGTCGGCTGCTCCTGACATACCAAATTTTCAACAGCCACTTCCCGGCCGACCAGCTCAGATTGCTCCAAGGATTCCTCCATCTACCCAACTCACGAATCCAATGTTCCAATCTGCTCCTTTGGCTGCTAGGGATCACAAGAGAACATGCGTAGTTTGGGATCAAGATGCCGGCAGGTTTGTCTCAGTGCCCGCATCAGCAGTAAGCCTGGGTGTCGACGTCCATGCTAGAACCTCTAGGATTCCCATGGCAAATCGTTTTGCAGAAACTAGTACTTTCGACAGtaggcctgctccttctttgcaGCATGAGAGATTGAACTACTATGAACGATCTATCTTTTTCGGTGGACCTCTTATAAATGTTCCTGGTAGAGACACCGTGAGGAATGAAAACAGTTCAGGCACTAAGAGGTAA
- the LOC122053265 gene encoding probable protein S-acyltransferase 19 isoform X1: protein MARRHGWQLPAHNFQVIAITVFFLLVVAYYAFFAPFLGKDILEYAFVAVYTPLALAVFILYVRCTRINPADPGVMSKFDDGVEDIPDLQDVEDSSSADPKANSTIGTQRTSGCCGSCRVVCALFAKEDCGRHEEIEPGGEDALFCTLCNAEVCKFSKHCRSCDKCVDGFDHHCRWLNNCVGRKNYNSFIALMATGLIWLAIECGVGITVLVLCFVDKKGMETIIKEKLGNGFSRAPFAVVVAICTAVSLLACVPLGELFFFHMILIKKGITTYEYVVAMRAMSEAPGNEEEPNPVYSPTNSATTGLSIGSSLNLPYKGIWCTPPRVFVDRQDEVISHLEPGMVPSTIDPDAAGFVERANKSKKNVKISAWKLAKLDSNEAMRAAAKARASSSVLRPIDPHRVLDAEYSSSGKASVRSSLSVDCSVTRESRSDAKQSPLRNSSLQSVASREDFETSTQSGSSLGSPIRVYESAAPDIPNFQQPLPGRPAQIAPRIPPSTQLTNPMFQSAPLAARDHKRTCVVWDQDAGRFVSVPASAVSLGVDVHARTSRIPMANRFAETSTFDSRPAPSLQHERLNYYERSIFFGGPLINVPGRDTVRNENSSGTKR, encoded by the exons ATGGCGAGGCGCCATGGCTGGCAGCTTCCTGCACATAACTTCCAG GTTATTGCTATAACAGTGTTCTTCCTTCTGGTCGTTGCATACTATGCCTTCTTCGCCCCTTTTCTGGGCAAAGATATCCTTGAATATGCCTTCGTTGCCGTTTACACTCCCCTG GCTTTAGCTGTTTTTATTTTGTATGTGCGATGTACACGAATTAACCCAGCTGATCCTGGAGTTATGTCAAAGTTTGACGATGGAGTAGAGGATATCCCAGATTTGCAAGATGTAG AGGATTCTTCTTCGGCAGATCCCAAAGCAAATTCTACAATAGGGACACAAAGGACTTCTGGTTGCTGCGGTTCTTGTAGGGTTGTGTGTGCATTATTTGCTAAAGAAGATTGTGGCAGGCACGAAGAAATTGAACCTGGTGGAGAAGATGCTTTGTTCTGCACCTTGTGCAATGCTGAG GTATGTAAATTTAGTAAACATTGCAGAAGCTGTGACAAATGTGTCGATGGGTTTGATCACCATTGCCgg TGGCTTAACAATTGTGTGGGGAGGAAAAATTATAATAGCTTCATTGCTCTCATGGCTACTGGTCTCATTTGG CTTGCAATTGAATGTGGAGTAGGCATCACTGTACTTGTCTTGTGCTTTGTTGATAAGAAGGGCATGGAGACCATCATCAAGGAAAAGCTCGGAAATGGGTTCTCACGTGCTCCTTTTGCCGTTGTTGTG GCCATTTGTACTGCAGTTTCATTACTGGCATGTGTACCTCTGGGAGAACTGTTCTTTTTCCATATGATTTTGATAAAGAAG GGAATTACTACCTATGAATATGTCGTCGCAATGAGAGCAATGAGCGAGGCACCAGGAAATGAAGAGGAACCAAATCCTGTTTACTCCCCTACTAATTCAGCAACAACTGGATTAAGCATTGGAAGCTCTCTTAACCTTCCATACAAAGGCATATGGTGCACACCTCCTCGGGTATTTGTCGATCGACAG GATGAGGTTATCTCTCATTTGGAACCTGGCATGGTGCCCTCCACTATTGATCCCGATGCAGCTGGGTTTGTAGAAAGAGCTAACAAGTCGAAGAAAAATGTTAAGATTAGTGCTTGGAAGCTCGCAAAATTGGACTCTAATGAAGCAATGAGAGCTGCAGCCAAAGCCAGGGCATCGTCCTCAGTCCTGCGTCCAATAGATCCTCATCGCGTGCTTGATGCTGAATATAGTTCGAGCGGAAAGGCAAGCGTGCGGAGCAGCTTGAGTGTCGACTGCAGTGTGACCAGAGAATCCAGGAGCGACGCAAAACAATCCCCTCTGAGAAACTCTAGCTTGCAAAGTGTGGCCAGCAGGGAAGATTTTGAGACCAGTACACAAAGTGGCAGCAGCCTAGGCAGTCCTATTCGAGTTTACGAGTCGGCTGCTCCTGACATACCAAATTTTCAACAGCCACTTCCCGGCCGACCAGCTCAGATTGCTCCAAGGATTCCTCCATCTACCCAACTCACGAATCCAATGTTCCAATCTGCTCCTTTGGCTGCTAGGGATCACAAGAGAACATGCGTAGTTTGGGATCAAGATGCCGGCAGGTTTGTCTCAGTGCCCGCATCAGCAGTAAGCCTGGGTGTCGACGTCCATGCTAGAACCTCTAGGATTCCCATGGCAAATCGTTTTGCAGAAACTAGTACTTTCGACAGtaggcctgctccttctttgcaGCATGAGAGATTGAACTACTATGAACGATCTATCTTTTTCGGTGGACCTCTTATAAATGTTCCTGGTAGAGACACCGTGAGGAATGAAAACAGTTCAGGCACTAAGAGGTAA
- the LOC122053265 gene encoding probable protein S-acyltransferase 19 isoform X2 has product MARRHGWQLPAHNFQVIAITVFFLLVVAYYAFFAPFLGKDILEYAFVAVYTPLALAVFILYVRCTRINPADPGVMSKFDDGVEDIPDLQDVDPKANSTIGTQRTSGCCGSCRVVCALFAKEDCGRHEEIEPGGEDALFCTLCNAEVCKFSKHCRSCDKCVDGFDHHCRWLNNCVGRKNYNSFIALMATGLIWLAIECGVGITVLVLCFVDKKGMETIIKEKLGNGFSRAPFAVVVAICTAVSLLACVPLGELFFFHMILIKKGITTYEYVVAMRAMSEAPGNEEEPNPVYSPTNSATTGLSIGSSLNLPYKGIWCTPPRVFVDRQDEVISHLEPGMVPSTIDPDAAGFVERANKSKKNVKISAWKLAKLDSNEAMRAAAKARASSSVLRPIDPHRVLDAEYSSSGKASVRSSLSVDCSVTRESRSDAKQSPLRNSSLQSVASREDFETSTQSGSSLGSPIRVYESAAPDIPNFQQPLPGRPAQIAPRIPPSTQLTNPMFQSAPLAARDHKRTCVVWDQDAGRFVSVPASAVSLGVDVHARTSRIPMANRFAETSTFDSRPAPSLQHERLNYYERSIFFGGPLINVPGRDTVRNENSSGTKR; this is encoded by the exons ATGGCGAGGCGCCATGGCTGGCAGCTTCCTGCACATAACTTCCAG GTTATTGCTATAACAGTGTTCTTCCTTCTGGTCGTTGCATACTATGCCTTCTTCGCCCCTTTTCTGGGCAAAGATATCCTTGAATATGCCTTCGTTGCCGTTTACACTCCCCTG GCTTTAGCTGTTTTTATTTTGTATGTGCGATGTACACGAATTAACCCAGCTGATCCTGGAGTTATGTCAAAGTTTGACGATGGAGTAGAGGATATCCCAGATTTGCAAGATGTAG ATCCCAAAGCAAATTCTACAATAGGGACACAAAGGACTTCTGGTTGCTGCGGTTCTTGTAGGGTTGTGTGTGCATTATTTGCTAAAGAAGATTGTGGCAGGCACGAAGAAATTGAACCTGGTGGAGAAGATGCTTTGTTCTGCACCTTGTGCAATGCTGAG GTATGTAAATTTAGTAAACATTGCAGAAGCTGTGACAAATGTGTCGATGGGTTTGATCACCATTGCCgg TGGCTTAACAATTGTGTGGGGAGGAAAAATTATAATAGCTTCATTGCTCTCATGGCTACTGGTCTCATTTGG CTTGCAATTGAATGTGGAGTAGGCATCACTGTACTTGTCTTGTGCTTTGTTGATAAGAAGGGCATGGAGACCATCATCAAGGAAAAGCTCGGAAATGGGTTCTCACGTGCTCCTTTTGCCGTTGTTGTG GCCATTTGTACTGCAGTTTCATTACTGGCATGTGTACCTCTGGGAGAACTGTTCTTTTTCCATATGATTTTGATAAAGAAG GGAATTACTACCTATGAATATGTCGTCGCAATGAGAGCAATGAGCGAGGCACCAGGAAATGAAGAGGAACCAAATCCTGTTTACTCCCCTACTAATTCAGCAACAACTGGATTAAGCATTGGAAGCTCTCTTAACCTTCCATACAAAGGCATATGGTGCACACCTCCTCGGGTATTTGTCGATCGACAG GATGAGGTTATCTCTCATTTGGAACCTGGCATGGTGCCCTCCACTATTGATCCCGATGCAGCTGGGTTTGTAGAAAGAGCTAACAAGTCGAAGAAAAATGTTAAGATTAGTGCTTGGAAGCTCGCAAAATTGGACTCTAATGAAGCAATGAGAGCTGCAGCCAAAGCCAGGGCATCGTCCTCAGTCCTGCGTCCAATAGATCCTCATCGCGTGCTTGATGCTGAATATAGTTCGAGCGGAAAGGCAAGCGTGCGGAGCAGCTTGAGTGTCGACTGCAGTGTGACCAGAGAATCCAGGAGCGACGCAAAACAATCCCCTCTGAGAAACTCTAGCTTGCAAAGTGTGGCCAGCAGGGAAGATTTTGAGACCAGTACACAAAGTGGCAGCAGCCTAGGCAGTCCTATTCGAGTTTACGAGTCGGCTGCTCCTGACATACCAAATTTTCAACAGCCACTTCCCGGCCGACCAGCTCAGATTGCTCCAAGGATTCCTCCATCTACCCAACTCACGAATCCAATGTTCCAATCTGCTCCTTTGGCTGCTAGGGATCACAAGAGAACATGCGTAGTTTGGGATCAAGATGCCGGCAGGTTTGTCTCAGTGCCCGCATCAGCAGTAAGCCTGGGTGTCGACGTCCATGCTAGAACCTCTAGGATTCCCATGGCAAATCGTTTTGCAGAAACTAGTACTTTCGACAGtaggcctgctccttctttgcaGCATGAGAGATTGAACTACTATGAACGATCTATCTTTTTCGGTGGACCTCTTATAAATGTTCCTGGTAGAGACACCGTGAGGAATGAAAACAGTTCAGGCACTAAGAGGTAA